The following nucleotide sequence is from Apium graveolens cultivar Ventura chromosome 4, ASM990537v1, whole genome shotgun sequence.
CAAATCGTTTAATAAATAGCATATTCATCCATTTAATGTAAATTTACAAAAAATCCAGGCATCAGATCAACCACTATGCATTGATGCTGCGGAAGTAGATAAGATTATCGAGAACAATTTATAAATTCAGATATAGCAGAGGAAGTGGAACATATTAATACAGTCTTCAAATAAAGTTAAGGCCATCTTATTAGAGAAGTTAAATAATGTATCTAGGAATTTCTTCTTTTTCCATCCAGTATTTTTTACCCATGCTAATTGAATTTTCAGTCATGCGGATGAAATTGTTAATTACGATCAATTTAGTGGCTTTTGCTAACATCTTATTGTTTTGGCAAATTTGGACATCAACAAAACTTCCTCAAACATAATAATGCCTTTGAGTTTGAGCATTCAAAGCAGGTCAACATACCCAGAGTGACAGTTATAATGCCTTTGAAAGGGTTCGGTGAGCACAATTTACACAACTGGAGAACTCAGGTATTAGCCAGCAAGTTTACTTGAGTTGTTGAAATATCTGAACCTTTGTTGTATATGTTTTCCCAACCGTCTTATATGCTGCAAAACAGTACCTGTTAACCATTGTTATTAAAAAAATGGAGGTCAAAGTACCTGCTTTCTATATCGGATGTTGTAGAAAACTATTCATCTCAGACAAATGTAACATGTGCCTTACTTACATCAGTTCGTCATTATTAAGAAACATATAGATGGCTTTCCTATAAATGCATGAAGTCCTGTATGTGTAATACACGGGGACTAATGTTTCGTCCAAAGTTTACGATATACAATGTTATCGAAGATAATTAGAGACAAGTAACAACACCTTTTTTAATCTAAAATTTTCACTTATGAAAGTGGAAATGTTTATAATAGAATAAAGATCCAATGCAGCCTGTCGTTCTTAGCATTGCTTACAACTTGTTATGCTTTACATGATAAAATGAGATATATTAAGGCCGAGAAGACTCTTTGGTTTGCAACAGTCCATGTTATTGTACTGCAACTTTGTGTTTTCAAGGATTCCTGATAACTTCCCCTGCCAGCAATGTTTTGTTCTTCCTTCTCAGATATCACTGAAACAAAATTCATGACCCATTAAGACATTTTATTTTTATACACTTTGTCATGTATGTATTATTCTAATGTGAATCATATATGTGATATGTCTTAGTATTTGCACCAAGAGACACCTTTAGTATTCCTTTTTATGGTCGATAGTACAGAAGAACTTGCTTATCATGCTATATCTCATTTACTATCAGATTTTAAGGTATTCTATATTTACTCTAGATATTTGATGAATATAGTTGGGTTTCAAACCTTCATTTCTTTCTTGTTAAAATGTAGCAAAAATGTTATTTAAAGACATCaattttgttaaaaatatttgCTAGGTATATATGGGCCAATTGTTGTGTTCACCTTTTGCTTTTAATATATATCACAAAGCACCAAAGTTCAGCTCTCTGAACATTCTTCATGCCCTTAAATTGGCATTCCTGTGAGTATGAGACCAAATGTGTTTAGTAATTTCTGAATGCGTGTTAATGATTTTTTACAATAAAAAATGTGTGCTTGAATTTTGGTATCTGCACTTCTTGATGCAGATAGTGTGACTTATATTGTGCTATGACATGTACCTACCACATTATAGCTAATTCTAATATGTTAAAAATGCTAATTAATCTGCTAAATTTAATGGTCGGATCAAAATTCATAATGTATTTCAAATTTATTTCTTACTTGGTTACTTCACTTTTCTTTAGGATGATGTTGATGCGAAGGTTATTGTTGCTGGCCCATCAACAACTTGCAGTCAGAAAATTCACAATCAGTTGGTAAGTAGCAGATCGGTGATCTATATTCTTAAAGTTTTTTTGCAAAGTATGACAAAACATAAATGTTAAAGGGGATCAATCAGTaaaaagagaaaagagagaggCAGAGAATTTTGTGCCTGTACATTATTATCACTTCTAGTGCACCTATTACAATAAGGTATAGCCTCTTTCTATAGAGAAAACAAATCTTGCTCACTACTCGTGTTACAATACATGATGTCACTATGATGAcattgttgggcttgctgagcaggcctaactccacattagtatgatattgtccgctttgggtcGAGCCCGCACGGGTatgtttttgggcacctcccaaaaggcctcatactaattggagttatctggctgcttatattctagcaaactgcccctcccacaaatgatgtgggacaactcctaacaatctccccttcacacatcgggcccgacacctgtcgattctgcctccttcagtgtgaccaggctccccctcgacccatactgaaagtccatctggctatctgctccccctaggcccatactggaaggcccgtctttctttttccttgagcccattctggggAAGCCTatctgcctcttcctaggtccATTCTGGAAGCCCAtagagattgttatggaccgttataacctgaagctctgataccacttgttgggcttgctgagcaggcctaactccacattagtatgatattgtccgctttgggccgagcccgcacgggtttgtttttgggcacctcccaaaaggcctcattctaattggagttatctggctgcttatattctagcaaactgcccctcctacaaacgatgtgggacaactcctaacagaCATCTCACGCTAATGAAATTGTGCCCCCCTACAGGTTGGGGTAGAGAAAATGCACAAAGACAACAAGTATGTGCTGTTTCTGGATGATGATGTTAGACTGCATCTAGGGTCCATTGGAGCCCTAACTGCAGAGATGGAAAAGAATCCCGAGGTATGTTAATCCTGATGTTATTGGTGTTCATTATTACCCCAAAAAAATATAGCTAATTTAAATGATTTTCATGGATATcatctatttttttattttttttacaaaaatctCTTTGGACATATTGTGCATATATTTATTCAAACATGATACCCTCTGGATTTACCATCCGAAAGTTTGGGAAGTTACTGTATCTATGAATATTACATGGTATGCCACTATCTAGTGCTTTAGGTTT
It contains:
- the LOC141716790 gene encoding uncharacterized protein LOC141716790, producing MMKALLRILRILLLKWLRTFGHQQNFLKHNNAFEFEHSKQVNIPRVTVIMPLKGFGEHNLHNWRTQDDVDAKVIVAGPSTTCSQKIHNQLVGVEKMHKDNKYVLFLDDDVRLHLGSIGALTAEMEKNPEVELEVSIHMFSRCSTVLNMWNYNDLVTSVL